From the genome of Homalodisca vitripennis isolate AUS2020 chromosome 8, UT_GWSS_2.1, whole genome shotgun sequence, one region includes:
- the LOC124368258 gene encoding sentrin-specific protease 1-like — protein sequence MARVVRKQVRLLPCDSERLFPGQLLNGEVISAYLRLLERRNAMDHNLPNVLALDSYFFTVLKRSGHERARGHHRDQDLWDYEKILVPVHEELADVGHWWLLVVEPRKETISAYDSLKGRNHKPAMDLLREYLKKEEMRAKTEARSWCLYGERSCPSQDNLVDCGVFLCAIAGAICGGREAKELRVDGREFRRQMAKELREDSVTENKSSQPELFPGEEPDWSFEDLAKELDQLTDPTKWSLILPAEDETPEEIGVLQE from the coding sequence ATGGCACGAGTCGTAAGGAAACAGGTCCGTTTGCTGCCATGCGATTCAGAGCGGCTTTTTCCTGGACAGCTGCTAAACGGCGAGGTAATTTCGGCGTATCTGCGGCTTCTGGAGAGACGGAATGCGATGGATCATAACCTGCCAAATGTCCTCGCACTGGACTCCTACTTCTTCACGGTGCTGAAGAGATCCGGCCACGAGCGAGCGCGGGGTCACCATCGCGACCAGGACTTGTGGGATTATGAGAAAATCCTCGTCCCCGTACATGAGGAGTTGGCGGACGTCGGCCACTGGTGGCTTCTCGTAGTAGAGCCACGGAAGGAAACCATCAGCGCATACGACTCCCTAAAAGGAAGAAACCACAAGCCGGCGATGGATCTTCTGCGCGAATACCTGAAGAAGGAGGAGATGAGGGCCAAGACCGAGGCCCGGAGTTGGTGCCTCTACGGTGAGCGGAGTTGTCCTTCACAGGACAACCTTGTGGACTGCGGGGTTTTCCTCTGCGCTATCGCCGGAGCCATCTGCGGGGGACGGGAGGCTAAGGAATTGCGAGTAGATGGCCGAGAGTTCAGGCGGCAGATGGCGAAAGAACTTCGGGAGGATTCGGTGACCGAGAACAAGAGCAGCCAGCCGGAATTGTTTCCGGGGGAGGAACCGGACTGGTCTTTCGAAGATCTGGCCAAAGAGTTAGACCAGCTAACTGACCCAACGAAGTGGTCACTTATACTTCCGGCCGAGGACGAAACACCAGAAGAGATCGGTGTCCTGCAGGAGTAG